AAGACCTGCTCGACGCGCACCCGACGAGCTTCTGCGTCGGCGTCGGCGGCTACCCCGAGAAGCACTTCGAGGCCCCGAATCTCAAGGCCGACGTGCGCTTCACCAAGGCCAAGGTCGATGCCGGCGCCGAGTACATCGTCACCCAGATGTTCTTCGACAACCGGCACTATTTCCGCTTCGTCGACGAGTGCCGCGCCGCCGGTGTCTCGGTGCCGATCATCCCCGGTCTCAAGGTGTTGACCAACAAGGCGCAGCTCTCGAACATCCCGCGCAACTTCTTCGTCGAGATCCCGAGCGACCTCGCCGACGAGGTCCACGCCGCGTCGCCCGAGCGCGTGCTCGACATCGGCGCCGAGTGGACGGTGCGGCAGGCCGAGGAGCTGCTGGCGCGCGGTGTCCCCTCGGTGCACTTCTACATCATGCAGAGCAGCGCGGCGATCAAGAAGGTGATGGCCCGCCTCCCGCTCGGCCCGCGCGGCTGAGCCTCTCCGTCC
This genomic window from Holophagales bacterium contains:
- a CDS encoding methylenetetrahydrofolate reductase, whose amino-acid sequence is MKVTDHLARATEPLLSFEIIPPLRGGNVQSLLALIDDLQPYRPPFIDITSHAAEVFYEETPAGLQRRVKRKRPGTLGVCALIQNKYGIDAVPHVLCQGFTREETEDFLIELHYLGIDNVLAVRGDESGYQKPLQHGRSVNRYAVDLVSQIAGMNRGKYLAEDLLDAHPTSFCVGVGGYPEKHFEAPNLKADVRFTKAKVDAGAEYIVTQMFFDNRHYFRFVDECRAAGVSVPIIPGLKVLTNKAQLSNIPRNFFVEIPSDLADEVHAASPERVLDIGAEWTVRQAEELLARGVPSVHFYIMQSSAAIKKVMARLPLGPRG